The DNA sequence CTGATGCAAACGGTATTGTTCCATACCGTCTTTATGGGGTAAATAATCAAAACCTCTTTTATGATTAGCAGCACTTATCTCATACATATAGGTAATGTGACGTGCGAGTTCTTTCCAGGCAAACCAAATAGAATGTTTCGGGTCATAAATATGGGTTGGCTCACTTGCCGCACCATTTAATTCGACAATCTGAAAATTTTCTCCTCGTTCCAGCTCTTCAAAAGTGTTGTACATAATATCAAATCTTCCAAAATAAAACTCGGGAATCTCCGCACAGATTTTATTCATGGTTTCTGTTAATTGGGGTGTAATCCAATGACTGCCATCCAAAAATTTGGCTCCGCGGGCATGATTCCCAAATGGAACTAAATTTAAGGATTCACCATTTGCTAAAGTATGTTGCAACAAATCGCCATATTCTTCCTGCAAAGCTTCCAATTGCAATTCAAACCTTGGCGTTTGGCGAATTAAATCTTCGATGGTTGAAACTCCATCTCCAATTACAATTAAAAATTCTTTAGAAACAATTCCGGTAATTTTACCTTCTTTTTCATCCGGATGACGAACATAAAAGATTCCTACTTCATTTTCAAACAAAATCAAATCTTGCAGTAAAAAGTCGAAATTGGCTTTTTCTACATACTTTTTCAACTCCGAAACAGTGTATATTTTTTTTACTCCTGAACCACGTAAACCAATATCCGGCTTCGCTATGAAGGGAAAGTAAATTCCTTTTTCGACAACCTCAGCAACAATTTTCTCCAAATCGGTATTCTCTTTTACCAGCATCGTTTTAGGATAATACCTATTGGGAAGCAAATCGTAAATCTGTTTTTTACTATCCATGATAAATCCCCCATTTCTAATATTTGGATTTGATGCACTAAAGAAAAAAACAGATCGTGCCTTGATTGCATAGAAGCCCCAAAGAAAATAAATGGGGATGTATATCACCTGAAATGGCCAATACTCCCAATTTGTGATTTTATGATAGAATAATTTCATATTAGACATCTTTAAATACTAATAAATGTGTTAGAAAATTGCTTATCGTCGACTAAGTCATGATACGCTATAACGCCTTTGTTCTGCTCTATGAGAACCTGAGTAATACTTAATGTTTTTAAAGTATTCTCTCTATTTATCACCAAACCATTTTCAGAATCATCATCTTCTGTATTCCAGTGAAATTCGAGCATATCTGCGGTTGAAATTTCTTCTCTTCCTCTTAAAAAATCAAAAAACCAACCCGATCGTTTCTGTCGGATCGAATCAGAATACAAGGTTACGGACGACCATATGTGGTTTTGATTTTCATCTAATTGAGTCCTTCTTTTGGTCACCCCATCCCAGATCAATTCGTATAGCTTTTTTTCCTGATACAACACCAAGGTAAAGGGCTCTATATCCTCCAGATTGATCTCTTGCCAAAAATCCTTGGGAGAATCACTGCAAATAACATCCAATGCAATTAACCCTCGGCTCTTTCGATACAAAAACTGATTTTTATGCTTGGTGATTCCTCCGTTTAAAAGTACTAAAACAGTTCCTTTGGCATCTACTACAAACCAAGTTCCACCGGCTTTTGGGTCTTTCGGGTACATCACATTTTTGCCGTTACAGGTATAAGTTCTGGGTGGAATTGCACTTGGCCGAATCACTTGCTCATCCCGATTAGATGTTATAATAACCGTTCCGTTATGAGATACAAAACTTACTGTACACATTGATTTCTATAAGCTATGGTAGAACGCGCTACACCAAAATTTTCATCCAGTAAAATATCCTCAATTGGTAAAACGGCCACTTTAATCAAAGCCTGATGGTGAATACAATGTTCTAAATTGTAGAGCAATTCTCTGTAATAATTACTTTGAATTCGGAACACCAATCCATCAATCATTTGCTCTAAGTAGAGTATTTTGTTCTCTTTTCTCAAACCGGATTTAACATCCAAAATAGACTGTTTTGCAAATTCTATTTCGGTTTGGATTCTTTTATTTCGTTCTCGATTATCATAATTCAAAATCCCGGAATCGTAGCTGTTTTCAAGACATTGAAACATTTCGAGGATATGACGGGTATGCTCACCTATACTCGAGTTGCTTAACGCTTCGCAAGGTTTGGAGTAGGACTGATCTGATAATTGAGTCAACAAATTTGTCAACTCTTCTAAACTGTGGTTGATTGATTTTAGTAGCATAATTATTTCGTTTTTAAAAGGTTAATAATTATATTTCTATTTTGATAAAGCAATATCAGGCAACATACTAATGTAATCAGAGCAAGAGAAAAAAGAAAACCTCCATCTCCTTTTACTTCAATTCCTAAAACAAATAAATGCGAAAAAACAGCACCTGTCATAACGCCACATCCGCCTAAAGCTCCAAGCCACGTTGTTTTAGGAATTAAAATTAAGATTGCAACGATCAGTTCGGCAATTCCGGATCCGATTCTTCCGTAAGGTTCAATTCCCAAAGTCGAAAAAATATACACACTTTCGGGCGCAGCAGTAAACTTAAAATATAAGGTTTGCAATAAAATAGCCGAAGCAATTATTCGTAAAATCCAGGCAATTTGTTCCGTTTTCATGAGCTTTCTATTTATATACTTTTTTCCAGTTAACTTCAGCCTTAGCTTTCAAATTGACCTCGTCTTTGTTCCAACTTTTTAGTGTATTGTTAAAATAAGCATTGTAAAACAAATACAATTTTCCGTTTGAGATTTTAAAAGTTTCAGGATTTATATCCACTTTATCTCCATCACTTCCCATTGCATAAGCACACCAACCGCCAAACTGAGGCTCATAAACAACAGGATTTTTTATAAAAAGATCTTTATTCGCTGCCGAGATAAACTTATACACAACTCCCATATATGAAGTTACGAAATCATTGTTACCCTTTAACGCTTTTTTTTGCACAAAATAAGCTACAGGATCATAGCCTTGAATCGCTACTTTTTTTTCTAAATTATACTGAGAAACTCGTTTTGCTTCTTCTTGTGAAAAAGAGGAAATCGAAGTAAAAACTAATAGTAATACAATTAACTTTTTCATCTTATTTTATTTTAGGTTTTTTAAAACTGAAAGTAATAATTCCGATGATATCCTGTTTTTGTAGTCCGGAGAGATGTATTCGAATAAAATAACACCTTCAGTATCTACAACAAAAACAGATGGAACAGGCAAAAAGTCTTTGTTCACCCCATTAGAATGTACGTTAATAACTGATTTATAGTTTTGCGGAGCTTTGTAAGAAATTCCAAATGCACTACTTAATTCTCCTTTTGAGTCGGACAGCAAAGTATATTTTACTTTATCTTTTCCTTCGGTAATTTTCAGATTTTCGGCAGAATCAGGACTTACTGCAATAACCTGATATCCTTCGGCTAAAACCTGATCTTCTATCTGAGCCAGATTAGCTAAATGCAGATTACAGTAAGGGCACCAGCCTCCACGGTAAAAAACCAAAACGGTTTTCTTTTTTCCAACTAAATCAGAAAGACGAACGTCTTTGTTTTCTGCTGATTTTAAAGTTTGGTTTGGAATTTTCTCTCCAATCAATAAGGGCGAAATATCGGTTGCTGTGTTTGCAACTGTATTTTGTGCATTAGCGATAGTACTAAACGTTACGAATAGAATAAAAAGTGTTTTCTTCATTAGTTCCATAGTTTTTCATCTTTTTTGATGTTGTAAAACTACTTAAGAATGAAAAAGCAAAATGTCAGCTAATTTACACTTGAGGTAAAATAATCTATAATTGTGTAATATCCTGTATAATAATCTCTTTTCGGGTATAACTTAAAAGATGATTAGTTTCCATCTCATTGAGTAATTGCGTGGCAGTTTGTCTGGAAGTACAGATAATCTGAGCAATATCACTTTGGGTCAGATAATTTTCGATCGCGACCGATTTACCGTCAACAACGCCTTCTTTTTCTGCCCAGTCTTTTAAAAACTGATACAGTCTTGTTTTCGCATCTTTTGAAATTAAATTGGCATAACTGTTTTTGATGCGTTTCATTTTTAAACCAACAAACTTAGTGTAGGAAAGTGCTAAGTTTGGATTTCTCAATAATAAATCTTCGAAATCCGAAAGCAGGAAACTGCAAATGGCAACATCATCAGAAAGTACTTTTGCATATTCGTTGTCTTTATCATCTGTTTCTAAAGTCAACTCACCAAACAAATCTCCTTTCTGGATAATGTCTTTTATCGTTTCGTTTCCTTCTTCATCAACCGCAACAATTTTGATAGTTCCTTTTTTAAGTAAAAAAATACGGGGTACTTCTGATGAAGAGAAATAAATAATTTCTCCCTTGGAAGCTTTTTTAAAACCGGTGATAATACACAATTGTTTGATCTGTCCAAAGCTCAAAGTTCGGAACAATTTATGATCGCGCAAATACCAATATTTTAATTCTTCATACATAATCAACAAATTCTAGTATTGTAAATGTAGTTAAATTTTTTCCTCAAAAACAAAACCCTTTTGAAGCCTGAACTTCAAAAGGGTTTTTTATATGAATTAATTTACGAAAAATTATCCTGCGATAACGGCTCTCGAAATTACTATTTTCTGAATTTCTGAAGTTCCTTCATAGATCTGAGTAATCTTAGCATCACGCATAAAACGTTCTACGTGATATTCTTTCACATAACCGTTTCCACCATGAATCTGAACGGCTTCAACAGCGGTATCCATTGCCACTTGCGAAGCAAAAAGTTTAGCCATTGCACCACTTACATCATAGTTTTTATGCTGATCTTTGTCCCAAGCTGCTTTCATACACAGATGACGAGCCGCTTCAATATTCACCGCCATATCTGCCAATTTAAAAGCAATTGCCTGATGGTTACAAATTTCTGTTCCAAAAGCTTTACGTTCTTTTGAATATTTCAAAGCCAGTTCGTAAGCACCTGAAGCAATACCCAAAGCCTGAGAAGCGATACCGATACGACCACCGGCTAACGTTTTCATAGCAAATTTAAATCCGAAACCATCTTCACCAATTCTATTCTCTTTAGGAACTTTTACATCACTAAACATTAATGAGTGTGTATCAGAACCACGGATTCCCATTTTTTGCTCTTTTGGTCCGATAGAAAACCCAGGCATGTCTTTGGTCATAATCAAAGCATTGATTCCTTTGTGTTTCAACTCAGTATTTGTCTGAGCAATTACCAAATATACAGAAGCAGTATTTCCGTTTGTGATCCAGTTTTTTGTTCCGTTTACCAGATAATGGTCTCCCATATCAATAGCTGTAGTTTTTTGTGAAGTTGCATCACTACCGGCTTCCGGCTCACTTAAACAAAAAGCACCGTGAATTTCACCTGAGGCTAAACCCGGTAAATATTTTTGTTTTTGCTCTTCCGTACCAAACTCCTGCAATCCCCAGCAAACTAATGAATTGTTTACTGACATTACTACAGAAGCGGATGCATCAACTTTAGAAATCTCTTCCATCGCGATTACATAAGAAATAGCATCTAAACCACTTCCTCCGTATTTCGGATCAACCATCATCCCCATGAAACCCAATTGTCCCATTTTTTTTATTTGCTCTGTCGGAAAAATTTGTTTTTCGTCACGTTCGATAACACCCGGCAACAATTCGTTCTGAGCAAAATCTCTTGCAGCTTGTTGAATCATTAAGTGTTCTTCGGTAAGATTAAAATCCATAGTCTTGTTTTTTTGTTTTTTTCTTATTCTTTTTACTAAACCAAATTCAAATCATCAGTTTAGGTGGTATTGTTTGTGTTTTTATTTAATTGCTTTTTTCTCAAAGAAAGGCTTCCAAAGATAATTTTTAAATACGAATTAACAATGCATGCATATCTTTTTAAGATATTATCGCAATTCACGATAACGATTTCGTAAAAATATTAAATTTTAAACCTCCTTATCCCATTTTTTCAACATTTTCTTCAAAATTTAAGAATTAAAGTATGGATCAAAAAAGGCATTTTCCAAAAATCTTAAATTATTATAATCTCAAAAACACAAACCCAGTAAAAACGCCTATCTCAACGTAAAACAAGTCTTACTATTTTGATTTTGAATCCCCTACAAATACAGTAAAATAAATTTCCTTAAAAAAAATATTCGTCATAAATAGCCAAAAATTATAAATTACGTTATTTTTGCCCTCAAAAATTAAATTATTGATAGCGTATGAAAAAGATTTTACTAGCATTAACATTACTTTTAAGTTTACAATTTTCTACTGTTTCTGCCCAGTCTCAGTTAGATGTTAATGGTGTTACAGTACCGAGAAAAATAGACTTTCAAAATAAATCTTTGCAACTTAATGGTGCAGGCGGAAGATCAAAAATGTGGACGGAAGTTTACGTACAAGCCTTATATTTATCTCAATTGAGTCAAGATCCAAAATTCATTATTGACAGTGATACCGAAATGGCGATCCGAATAGAAATTACTTCTTCATTGGTTTCTTCCAACAAACTTACTAAAGCAATGAATGCCGGTTTTGAAAAATCAGCAGGGAACAATTTCGAAGAATTACGACCAAGAATTGAGGATTTCAAAAAACTTTTAAGTGATGTTATCACTGAAAAAGATGTTTTTATATTGGCTTACAATCCATTTGACCAAACGATAAATGTATACAAAAATGAAGTATTGAAAGGAAAAATCCCTGGATTTGATTTCAAAAAAGCATTCTTCGGAATCTGGCTTTCTGACAAACCAGTTGATGAAACCTTAAAGAACAACTTACTTGGGAAATAAAAATTTCTAAGTTTTTATACCATTTTAAAGCCGGAAACTACATCGTTTTCGGCTTTCTTGTTTTGTTTAAATAAAATTGCCTCCAAATACATTATTCGCATTATTCTATTTTATACTTTTACGCAAAATAAACATACGACAACAAAATGAAAGATTTATTACAACAATTTGAAAATAAAGAACCTGAAATTGTTTTTAACTGGAAAGATTCTGAAACAGAGGCAGAAGGTTGGACAGTAATTAATTCACTTCGTGGAGGAGCCGCAGGTGGAGGAACAAGAATGAGAAAGGGCTTAGACATGAATGAAGTTTTATCATTAGCCAAAACCATGGAAGTTAAATTCTCCGTTTCGGGCCCTGCAATTGGTGGTGCTAAATCCGGAATTAACTTTGATCCTAACGATCCTCGCAAAAAAGGAGTTTTACAACGTTGGTACAAAGCCGTTTCGCCTTTATTAAAAAGTTACTACGGTACTGGTGGAGATTTAAATGTTGATGAAATCCATGAAGTAATCCCAATGACAGAAGAATGTGGTGTATGGCATCCGCAGGAAGGTGTTTTCAACGGACACTTCAAACCAACCGAAGCTGATAAAATTAACAGAATTGGTCAATTACGTCAAGGAGTTATCAAAGTAATTGAGAATCCTAAATTCTCACCTGATGTTACTCGTAAATATACTGTTGCTGATATGATCACCGGTTATGGTGTTGCTGAAGCAGTTCGTCATTTTTACACTACATACGGTGGTGATGTAAAAGGCAAAAAAGCAATCGTTCAAGGATTTGGAAATGTAGGTTCTGCAGCTGCTTTTTACCTAGCAGAAATGGGAGCTAAAGTAATCGGAATTATTGATCGCGACGGAGGATTAATCAAAGAAGAAGGTTTTTCTTTTGAAGAAATCAGAAGTTTGTTCTTAAACAAAGACGGAAACAAACTGGTAGCCGAAAATATGATTCCATTTGAAGAAATCAACTCTAAGATATGGACCATTGGTGCGGAAATCTTCACTCCTTGTGCTGCTTCGAGATTGGTAACTCAAGCTCAGATTGACGGTTTAATTGCAAATGGATTAGAAGTTATTTCTTGTGGAGCGAATGTACCTTTTGCTGACAAAGAAATTTTCTTCGGTTCAATTATGGAGCAAGTAGACAGCAAAGTAAGTTTGATTCCTGATTTTATTTCAAACTGTGGAATGGCAAGAGTTTTTGCTTACTTCATGGAGAAAAAAGTTCAAATGACAGATGAGGCGATCTTCAATGATACTTCAGATATTATAAAAAATGCGATTGTAAAAGCGCATGCTTTAAGTCAATCTAAAACAAATATCAGCGCAACTGCTTTTGAAATTGCATTGAAACAATTAGTATAATTTTTCTATACTTCATTCTAAACGAATCAAACGAGATTTTCTAATCTGTTTGATTCGTTTTTTTTTATGTTCTTTTGGCTCACACAGATTTGGCAGATTAAGCGGATTCTTTTTCTCTTTCCTCAATCCAAAATCAAATAAAATCTGCTCCATCTGCCAAATCTGCGTGCTAAAACATTATGCTAGAACTTCCTTTCTTATTATTTAATTCTAAACAAATCAAACTTTTCCGGATCCGGTTGGCTCGCATTTTTTGGCTCACGCAGATTGAGCAGATTAAGCGGATTATTTTTATCCTTTCAATCCGAAATCAAATAAAATCTGCTCAATCTGTCAAATCTGCGTGCTAAAACATTATACGAAAATCACCTGTTCTACCTTTTAATCCAAAACGAATCAAACGTCTTCAAATCTGTTTGGTTCGCTTTTTTATGTTCTTTTGGCTCACGCAGAATCGGCAGATGGAGCGGACAATTTTTATCTTTTTCAATCCGAAATCAAATAAAATCTGCTCCATCTGCCAAATCTGCGTGCTAAAACAGCCACTCCTATTCTTTAATCATAAACAAATCAAACTTCCTTAAATCTGGTTGGTTTGCTTTTTCCCACAGATTTTAAAGATTAAAAAGATTTTATAAACCATGTAAACTTTGGTTCTAAACTTAATCAAAGACCACTGTTTAACACTTTGATGAACTTTACGTTTAAATTCTGTACTCCCTTTAATTACAAACAATTTTTAGTACTTTTAAGCGTTTTTAATTAATACAATTACAAAATTCAGAATCAAAATGACTTCTACGGATTCTTCAGATAAAAAGAAATCACTACTCCTCTCGACTGCTATATATGCGGCGTTATTGCTATTGCTGTTTTTCATCCGTTTTTGGCCTCCCTATAATCCGGAAAACAATGTTGCACTTGCTGCCGGTGGCGGAGGTGGTGGCGTAACTGTCAATTTTGGAGACAGTGATTTAGGCTCGGGTGCAAATTATAAAAGCGAGGTTCTCGAAGTCAAAAACGAAGCCAAACAAACTCCTGCAAAAGCAACTCCGGAAGAAGCTATTATCACACAGGAAAATACCTCAACAGACGAAAGTGTCGTAATTCCAACAAAAGAAAAACCTAAAAAAAATACTCCTGTTGAAAAACCAACAGTAAAACCCGTACCGGAAAAACCAAAAGTTTCCAATTCGACCAATGATGCTTTATCCAGCATCTTAAAAGGATCAAACAAAGGTGGTGACGGAAATGATAAAACAGCCGGAAACAAAGGAAAAACCACAGGAAGTTTAGGCTCCAACGGCTATTACGGCGATGGAGGTTCGGGTGGAGGAACCGGAGGTGGTCACGGAACCGGAACTGGTATCGGTACTGGAAGTGGCTACGGAGCTGGAAGCGGCGGAGGCTCTGGTGGCGGATCGGGCTATTCTCTTGGAAACCGAAAAGCATTATCTAAACCTGCTCCAAAATACACTTGTGATGAAGCTGGAAAAGTGGTCGTTGAAGTTACCGTAGATCAAACCGGAAAAACAATCAGCGCAACTGCAGGGATAAAAGGAACAACCAATTTAGCGAGATGTTTATTAGATCAAGCCAAAATTGCCGCCATGAACACCAAATGGGATGCTGACAGTAACGCTCCGGCAAAACAAGTTGGTAAGATTATTTACAATTTCAGTTTAAACTAAAAGAAACA is a window from the Flavobacterium cupriresistens genome containing:
- a CDS encoding NRDE family protein, translating into MCTVSFVSHNGTVIITSNRDEQVIRPSAIPPRTYTCNGKNVMYPKDPKAGGTWFVVDAKGTVLVLLNGGITKHKNQFLYRKSRGLIALDVICSDSPKDFWQEINLEDIEPFTLVLYQEKKLYELIWDGVTKRRTQLDENQNHIWSSVTLYSDSIRQKRSGWFFDFLRGREEISTADMLEFHWNTEDDDSENGLVINRENTLKTLSITQVLIEQNKGVIAYHDLVDDKQFSNTFISI
- a CDS encoding peroxiredoxin-like family protein, yielding MKKTLFILFVTFSTIANAQNTVANTATDISPLLIGEKIPNQTLKSAENKDVRLSDLVGKKKTVLVFYRGGWCPYCNLHLANLAQIEDQVLAEGYQVIAVSPDSAENLKITEGKDKVKYTLLSDSKGELSSAFGISYKAPQNYKSVINVHSNGVNKDFLPVPSVFVVDTEGVILFEYISPDYKNRISSELLLSVLKNLK
- a CDS encoding D-alanine--D-alanine ligase, translating into MKLFYHKITNWEYWPFQVIYIPIYFLWGFYAIKARSVFFFSASNPNIRNGGFIMDSKKQIYDLLPNRYYPKTMLVKENTDLEKIVAEVVEKGIYFPFIAKPDIGLRGSGVKKIYTVSELKKYVEKANFDFLLQDLILFENEVGIFYVRHPDEKEGKITGIVSKEFLIVIGDGVSTIEDLIRQTPRFELQLEALQEEYGDLLQHTLANGESLNLVPFGNHARGAKFLDGSHWITPQLTETMNKICAEIPEFYFGRFDIMYNTFEELERGENFQIVELNGAASEPTHIYDPKHSIWFAWKELARHITYMYEISAANHKRGFDYLPHKDGMEQYRLHQVQNSKILNF
- a CDS encoding chalcone isomerase family protein encodes the protein MKKILLALTLLLSLQFSTVSAQSQLDVNGVTVPRKIDFQNKSLQLNGAGGRSKMWTEVYVQALYLSQLSQDPKFIIDSDTEMAIRIEITSSLVSSNKLTKAMNAGFEKSAGNNFEELRPRIEDFKKLLSDVITEKDVFILAYNPFDQTINVYKNEVLKGKIPGFDFKKAFFGIWLSDKPVDETLKNNLLGK
- a CDS encoding DoxX family protein; the encoded protein is MKTEQIAWILRIIASAILLQTLYFKFTAAPESVYIFSTLGIEPYGRIGSGIAELIVAILILIPKTTWLGALGGCGVMTGAVFSHLFVLGIEVKGDGGFLFSLALITLVCCLILLYQNRNIIINLLKTK
- a CDS encoding acyl-CoA dehydrogenase, encoding MDFNLTEEHLMIQQAARDFAQNELLPGVIERDEKQIFPTEQIKKMGQLGFMGMMVDPKYGGSGLDAISYVIAMEEISKVDASASVVMSVNNSLVCWGLQEFGTEEQKQKYLPGLASGEIHGAFCLSEPEAGSDATSQKTTAIDMGDHYLVNGTKNWITNGNTASVYLVIAQTNTELKHKGINALIMTKDMPGFSIGPKEQKMGIRGSDTHSLMFSDVKVPKENRIGEDGFGFKFAMKTLAGGRIGIASQALGIASGAYELALKYSKERKAFGTEICNHQAIAFKLADMAVNIEAARHLCMKAAWDKDQHKNYDVSGAMAKLFASQVAMDTAVEAVQIHGGNGYVKEYHVERFMRDAKITQIYEGTSEIQKIVISRAVIAG
- a CDS encoding Crp/Fnr family transcriptional regulator, producing the protein MYEELKYWYLRDHKLFRTLSFGQIKQLCIITGFKKASKGEIIYFSSSEVPRIFLLKKGTIKIVAVDEEGNETIKDIIQKGDLFGELTLETDDKDNEYAKVLSDDVAICSFLLSDFEDLLLRNPNLALSYTKFVGLKMKRIKNSYANLISKDAKTRLYQFLKDWAEKEGVVDGKSVAIENYLTQSDIAQIICTSRQTATQLLNEMETNHLLSYTRKEIIIQDITQL
- a CDS encoding energy transducer TonB, which gives rise to MTSTDSSDKKKSLLLSTAIYAALLLLLFFIRFWPPYNPENNVALAAGGGGGGVTVNFGDSDLGSGANYKSEVLEVKNEAKQTPAKATPEEAIITQENTSTDESVVIPTKEKPKKNTPVEKPTVKPVPEKPKVSNSTNDALSSILKGSNKGGDGNDKTAGNKGKTTGSLGSNGYYGDGGSGGGTGGGHGTGTGIGTGSGYGAGSGGGSGGGSGYSLGNRKALSKPAPKYTCDEAGKVVVEVTVDQTGKTISATAGIKGTTNLARCLLDQAKIAAMNTKWDADSNAPAKQVGKIIYNFSLN
- a CDS encoding YHS domain-containing (seleno)protein, with amino-acid sequence MKKLIVLLLVFTSISSFSQEEAKRVSQYNLEKKVAIQGYDPVAYFVQKKALKGNNDFVTSYMGVVYKFISAANKDLFIKNPVVYEPQFGGWCAYAMGSDGDKVDINPETFKISNGKLYLFYNAYFNNTLKSWNKDEVNLKAKAEVNWKKVYK
- a CDS encoding Glu/Leu/Phe/Val dehydrogenase dimerization domain-containing protein, with the translated sequence MKDLLQQFENKEPEIVFNWKDSETEAEGWTVINSLRGGAAGGGTRMRKGLDMNEVLSLAKTMEVKFSVSGPAIGGAKSGINFDPNDPRKKGVLQRWYKAVSPLLKSYYGTGGDLNVDEIHEVIPMTEECGVWHPQEGVFNGHFKPTEADKINRIGQLRQGVIKVIENPKFSPDVTRKYTVADMITGYGVAEAVRHFYTTYGGDVKGKKAIVQGFGNVGSAAAFYLAEMGAKVIGIIDRDGGLIKEEGFSFEEIRSLFLNKDGNKLVAENMIPFEEINSKIWTIGAEIFTPCAASRLVTQAQIDGLIANGLEVISCGANVPFADKEIFFGSIMEQVDSKVSLIPDFISNCGMARVFAYFMEKKVQMTDEAIFNDTSDIIKNAIVKAHALSQSKTNISATAFEIALKQLV